AAAATCGTTCTATGTTGTGTAATATTGATGTTTAATGTTATGATATTTATATCTTTATTCTCATGTATTAATGTTTCCCTAAATGTgctacttattttttaaaaaatatttacatCTTTTATGTTAGAGTAGAGTTGTTAGGAAAATTGAGAAGCATAATGTATGAatgtaaagaagaagaagaagggaaaaaaaaaaaaaggaaaagaaacttTCGATTTCAGCCATCAAccaacttttcttttcataattcatcaaaaatttGGCTGATATGGTTTCATAAAATCAGGCTGCATGAAAAAGGATATATGACAATAAAcaacaaagaaggaaaaggaaaaaaaaaataaaaaaataccctttcctttttgttaCCCAACTTTCCTTTTCCTAATATGAGAATGTTTCCCAATACGAGAAATCTTTTCCTACACGAACAAGGTGCTACAATGTCAAGTCTATCAACCTTTGAAACTCGAATCACTCAACCATTCCAAagccagaaaagaaaaactctcacaagtTCTCAACTCAAAGTCTTAGTTAATATTACAAAGAGCAAATCAATGGCCTCCAAtgagatgaagaagataacCTTGAAGAGTGATGACGGTGAGACCTTCGAGGTGGAGGAGGCTGTGGCCATGCAATCGCAGACCATCAAGCACATGGTGGAGGATGATTGTGCCAACGGTGCGATACCTTTGCCAAATGACTAGTATCATCCTAGAGAAGGTGATCGAGTACTGCAAGAAGCACCATGAAGAGGATGTCAATGGCGAGAACAAAGTGGACATTAAGAACTGGGACACTGGGTTCATGAAGGTGGATCAGAGCACTCTGTTTGACCTAATCTTGGCTGCAAACTATCTGAAAATCAAGAGCCTGTTGGATTTGACCTGTCAGACTGTGGCAGACATGATCAATGGAAAGACACCTGAAGCGATCCGTGAGACCTTCAACATCAAGAATGACATTACGTctaagaaagaagaggaaagtaATAAGGAGAACCAGTGGCCATTCGAGTATGCAAAACCTCTTTcgtcaaatatttttatatctaATGATACAAGAGTTATGTCTCCATGTTTTGTGTGTTAATAGCACgaagtttctttgttcttgaTATAATTCTTAACAAATTACATctcttaaaaattaaattcaaatcgtAAACTTCATCATACTAATAGATAAAATTCGATGTAGCAATATGCAACTACCGCATGCAAGGAAATCTTCGTCTCTCCAAATTGTTGCAATCAACACAAAGCGaattatttcatttattttccttaaaaaTTTTAGACGTGTAGAACTTGATTGCTACCTAAACAATAATGTAGGACTGGtattttcaaaagtgaaatgATAAGGGCAAAAGTGTAAAACAGATTACCAAAAATACAATTTGCCTAAAGTTAAAAATAGAAAGCAAATCAAGAACTTTCCTTCGTTGTAAAAGAGGTTGGGCCTAAGTGAGATTGGAAGGTCCATGGGCATGTCCATATATGGGTCCAATATTACAAATTACTTTTACCAAGAGACATGAAAGAACGCAAAAAACACAACTGGACAGTAAAATATCAGGACGAACAGAACATTTTCCTCATGCGTTGGACCAATGAACCTCAATACTATATACATAAGTGTCCGAGACAGACATGATCTTAGCCGAGTTGGTTAGAGTGAGTGTGGTCCTTATTCTGCATTCtaagtttgaatttctttttccgtaatttagattagatttaaataaaattatcgcttgttttaagaaaaaaaaattccaattgGACCAATGAACCTCAATACTAGCCAGATAATGTTTATACTATGCATAATGAATTCATGTGTCATAAATGAGTCATCCATAATTATTTCAACACCGTAAATGCTCCAACCAACCAACATCTGTCTGGTTTTACAATGAAAACATCGTCAACTCTATATATACCTTGCTTTGCTTTTAGGAGAATGAAACTACAACAAAGCCACCTTAAAATCATCAAATCTCCCCATCTCTTCCCACAAGAATCAGTAGCTCTTCATGACAAGAAAGCAAATTGACCTTGCATACATAAAAAATGATGTTGCAAGAAAAACCACCTTCAAGAAAAGGAAGAGCGGACTGATGAAAAAGGTAAGTGAACTCAGTATTCTATGTGGAACTGATGCATGTGCAGTAATTTATGGTCAGCATCAAGCCAACCCTGATGTTAGTCCATGCCCTGATGGAGCCCTACGAACAATCACAAGGTTTAAGCAGATGTCCAAGATGGAAAGGAGTAGGAACATCCTGAATCAAGAAAGTTTTCTTAGGCAAACGATATTTAAAGCTGatgagaaattgaagaaacagaTGAGTGACAACCAAGAGAAGGAAATGATGATTCAAGCCATTTACGGGAGCCTTCCAGCTGACTGGTTGCAAAAATTGAGTCATGTGGATTTGAATGACTTGTGGTTGTCAGTGGAGAAGAATATAGAGGCAATTGCAGAAATGATGACCTCACTGGAAAAACCATGATGACCATGAGGCTTTAAGAAATTGGATGTGTAtctttgaattggattttaaaaaaaattaccctCTTATTGAATTTCCAATGTGTTTGatttgtgttctttttcttcttcaatgcatCTTGAACTCAAAACATTCAAAAGTCTTAACCACTATCATGCCCTCTAAGTATGATGGACACTATTGGGCATTTCTTCCAATTAAAGAATGAACCCACTTTTCCTTGTATGCAATCTAATTAAAAACTTACATTTTTTCTTGCAAAGTTTCAGAAACTTATTAATTAGCCACTAGGTAATTTGGATTTAATGCTAGAAAACGATAAGAATGGTTTAAAACTCATAAATATGAGCTTTGGTTTAAACTCAATAGGAAGTTTATTATTGTGAGAGATAATAACCCAAGTTCCTTCCAAAAAATCCTAGGCccctttttcaaaaaaaacactcttagagccttttccactttgaggggggaggaagccattgttcttctcccctctcctctcttctcttcctcttttcacCTCTTCCTCTATTTTCAGAGATAAAgggttttccctatttgtcttagttttgttatgattttcatccaaccattATAGGCGGCTGCGGCTCAGCGTCGGATCTTCACTTGCATTTCAGCGTcagatctccaccaccatcttttttgcaatttctttatgtttggaataagttgcagagactctttgggttctctgtgtagttttcacctctctgTTTGTCAGAGTTTtccatctctcctttgtgagagcttttcatctctcctttgtgagagttttatttgtattgttatggcttggtttttttaagctttatctcttttttattattctaagtttgcaatcttagttgggatgcctataccagagtttcttcgatcctgcctgatcgttagtggagacacaccatattatcttaattttgatattagaccgctccgttattgtaatggcccttttgtggttagtttgtattggccctTTATGGCTAGTGGCTTTTTtaactgaattatgaatgcaatcatagaatttctcaaccaaaaaaaaaaaaaaaaaacccaagttCACTGAATCGGGATAAGTTCAATGACTAAACTATAACATctaattttacaataatataattaagaaCTTCAAAATTATACAAATTGCCACTCCTTCTAAGTTAATCACACAATTTAAAAGGAGGGCATCATTGAAATTtggaaatgaagaaattgtCTTCAATAACCCCAAGAGACTGgatagctagctagctaggaaTTTAATTATCATTATTCACAttgataaataatattttattattcacattgataaattttcattttattattcacattgataaattttcattttattaataaaattacttTCAATCAATCACTTGTCCTATTTTTGGAGCCAGACAGATTTGGAGTAAATTGTATAAACTATTAAATGTacatgtaaattttttttatttacccTAATAAATATGAACTTTAATCAAATCACTTTTCTAATGTACATGTAAACATTTTATTTACCCTTTTCTAAGAACATATAGTTTTATCAaatttctatatattatagcatagcaaaaaatatataaatataaatactaAAATACTAAAGAATAAAATAGTATGCAGTTTGAAGGGTGTTGGTTGGAGCTCAATAATTAAAGTTAGCAAGTTCTTCCATAAAAAATCCACATAGGTTCGCAAATGACACATTTTCATGGAAAAAATTTCTACCTCCACTGAGATGCTCTAATCAAATCACCGAACTTAATATCTCAATTTCATGCATGGAAAACATATTAAGAAGAACTAcctatttattaatttatggtttaattaatcaaaccaCAATAAGTATAGGAAGCACCTTCTGAAAaacatttgaaattttgattggATCCTAATCAATTTGCTTCATTTTGCTAATTGTGGATTGGATCCTACTACATCAAAGCTAAACTAAAATTTCCgataaaatatgatttttcttgtgagaatgtgaaggtgaAAATGTTCCACATTGAAAGTTAAGAAACTTTATAAAGGCTTATAAAGTGTTGGTTACTCCCCCTATTGCCAATTAGTTTTGGGTTGAAACCATAACTTCCTACACTTTTCACtttgcaaaaaagaaaacaaacattgaatgaagaaaagatgaatttcttttattattattaatgttGCAAAAACACAGGTGTTTTCGTTCTATGTGCATGCATGCTTAGAAAACATCTCCAATAGTAGTAACAAATTAAAcactttaaattaaaatttgttgacCTATGTGGCCATTGGAGGATCTATGAATTTTTTAGCAGCGGTGCAAGTTTCAAAGATTAAAagctttattttaaaaaagatgacAACCAAAtatccttataatttaaataataccAGTGTCATTCATAAGtcatagaaaacaaaatagcATTACAATTAACCAACAATTGTTTCCAATGAAGTTTCATAAGAgctaatttagaaaaaaaaaacaaattacgaaaaaggggaaaaataagaaacgAACTGGCTTTTTGTAACACCTTgtttaaataagaaagaaaaccatGTTAAAATCTCTGTTAATTCCCACAAAATGCAAGTCTAATAATATTTTCGACAAATAGGAGAATCAAACTATTATTGTTGGACTATATACATCAAGCATTAAATGATGATCCTGCAATCTTCCGACAAGTATATAGAATTTATCTAGATGTATTCTGGAAGTTATGCACAATTCttagagaagaaaaacttTTGGAGGATACAAGATTTATTTGTGTCGAAGAAATGCTTGCAGCGTTCCTACATATAGTTGGCCAAAATACTTGATATTGTGTAATTTGTAATACCTTTGGCCGATCACAATTCGCTGCTAGTGAAAATTTTCACAAGATTTTGAAGTCCTTGAATTCAATAGCGTTTGATTTGATGGCTAAACCAGGACCGATTATGCCTGCTAAAATAAGGGAAAGCACAAGGTTTTACCCTTATttcaaggtatatatatatgtgatgaTTACctaattatattaatattttaattataattttaattgtcattattattatatttatttttaatcatatGGTTATCATTACATATGAATTATTATAGGATTGCATCGGAGCTATTGATGGTACACATATTTCGGCAATGGTGAGGGAACACGATGTAAGCAGCTATCGTAATCTCCATGGAAAGATATCACAAAATGTATTAGCAGCTTGTAACTTTGATTTGGAATTCATGTACGTTATTAGCGGGTGGGAGGGTTCAGCTCATGATTCAAAGCTGCTAAGTGCTGTCTTATCAAGGAGGAACGGACTTAAAGTGcccttataaatatatatatatattacatttCATACTAAATTTATATCtattgtatatataattaggTAAATATTTCCTAGTGGATTGTGAATTTCCTAATCGACGTCAATTTTTAGCTCCATTTCGAGGTGTGCGATATCATCTCCAAGATTTTGCAGGTCATGATAATGAccctcaaaatgaaaatgaattgtTCAATCTTCACCATACGTCCTTGAGGAATGTGATTGAGAGGATATTAAGCATTTTTAAATCTCGGTTCACAATTTTTAAGTCAACGCCTCCATTTCCATTTAAGACACAAGTAGAGCTTGTGTTATCATGTGTAGCACTATATAACTTTCTTCGCAAAGAGTGTCGTTCTGATGAATTTCCAATTGAACCAATAGACGAATCTTCATCTTCAGTATTACCAGTTAATGAAGAAGATAATTTTGAACCTATTGTTCAAACTCAAGAGCAGCAACGAGAAAATGATAATGCATGGAGGGCTAGCATAGCTTTAGATATGTGGAGAAATGCTATTTAGGAGGACATGAAGCTACATCAAATTGGCTATTAAAAGATTGGAAAAATTGTATTagcttttacttttctttatttgttgtaaataatattggtgaagcccacataaagagaaatgatggaagaaaaatgattgtATTAAGTATGGTAGTCAAAAGTAgaaatgatggtgttagaaGTGGGATGATTAgatcaaaagatgaaattataatgttggggagaaatcattatgtctccattagaagccttttactttgcctataaataggcttgctcattcacttgtaaTACACaccaaagagaagagaagaaagagcgaggaaagaaagaacggaagagagaaagagaaagagtaggagtcagagagaagagaaagagtggagtctatctgaggagaaattctgtcagtgtaaacactacaaagagaaatataatcccactcccaatattacagtggtacttctcatcaactgattattctagttttataacattattaaaattatcatttctttgttatctttttCATTGACTCTTGTAACTTTGAAcgtttgcttttatttattgttctatttctttgttatcttgaacCAATTGACTTTCATTggctttttatttatggttCCGTTCCATTTAACTAATTGACTTTCAAAACAATAGCTTGAACCAAGTGTCTGCAGCCTAGTAACCTTATACCTATCATACAACCTTTTGGAAGGAAAAATTCTACCATCATTTGGAAAGCTTGGGAATTTGTAGAGGCTGTTCCTGGAGAATTCGTGCATCATTGAAGTAGACCGCCATTGCTCATCATCCGACTAAGTTGGTTGGTTAGCaacataaaagtaaaaaatccaAGTGGTCCTTTCAAATCTTATAAATTCTTATGATATAAATCTTTTAAAAtgcaaaagtaaaaaatcatgattataaaaatcttttaaaaaaatcttttaaGTCATTACAT
Above is a window of Prunus persica cultivar Lovell chromosome G2, Prunus_persica_NCBIv2, whole genome shotgun sequence DNA encoding:
- the LOC18787282 gene encoding agamous-like MADS-box protein AGL80, translating into MTRKQIDLAYIKNDVARKTTFKKRKSGLMKKVSELSILCGTDACAVIYGQHQANPDVSPCPDGALRTITRFKQMSKMERSRNILNQESFLRQTIFKADEKLKKQMSDNQEKEMMIQAIYGSLPADWLQKLSHVDLNDLWLSVEKNIEAIAEMMTSLEKP